The Malus sylvestris chromosome 12, drMalSylv7.2, whole genome shotgun sequence genome contains a region encoding:
- the LOC126593878 gene encoding probable LRR receptor-like serine/threonine-protein kinase At3g47570 → MANLIGTGSFGSVYKGIIPSDGTVVAVKVLNLQQEGAFNSFIRECNALRSIRHRNLLKIITFCSSIDNQGNDFKSLVFEYMENGSLDARLHPIDDENSEMKRLSLVQRLNIAIDVASALDYLHHHCDTPIVECNLKVAHVGDFGLARFLLKASDDPSQSQTMSTGLKGSIGYIPPENGTGGQVSTLGDVYSFGILLLEMFTGKRPIDDMFKDGLSIHQFTAMSMHDHVLDIIDPLLLIEGKDDDDRCGNDAQERPFTRYLEQNPVQGRRLEECLVSVMQLGLACSATTPGERMLMNVVVNKMKTIRDSYI, encoded by the exons ATGGCCAATCTTATTGGCACGGGAAGTTTTGGTTCGGTTTACAAAGGCATAATCCCTAGCGATGGAACTGTAGTTGCAGTTAAGGTATTGAACCTTCAACAAGAAGGAGCTTTCAATAGTTTCATCCGTGAATGTAATGCTTTAAGAAGTATAAGGCACCGTAATCTTCTCAAGATCATAACTTTCTGCTCAAGCATTGATAATCAAGGTAATGACTTCAAAAGTTTAGTTTTCGAGTACATGGAAAATGGAAGTCTGGATGCGAGGTTGCACCCAATAGATGATGAGAACTCTGAAATGAAGAGATTGAGCCTTGTCCAAAGACTTAATATTGCAATTGATGTTGCTTCTGCATTGGATTACCTCCACCACCATTGTGATACGCCGATTGTTGAATGTAATCTAAAGGTGGCTCATGTTGGTGACTTTGGTTTAGCAAGGTTCCTCTTGAAGGCATCTGATGATCCCTCTCAAAGTCAAACCATGTCAACCGGGTTAAAGGGTTCAATAGGTTACATTCCTCCAG AGAACGGCACGGGAGGCCAAGTCTCTACACTAGGAGATGTTTATAGTTTTGGAATATTGTTGCTAGAAATGTTCACGGGAAAAAGGCCTATAGATGACATGTTCAAAGATGGTCTAAGCATTCACCAATTCACAGCGATGTCAATGCATGACCATGTCTTGGACATAATTGATCCTTTATTGCTCATTGAAGGCAAAGATGACGATGACAGATGCGGCAATGACGCACAAGAAAGACCATTTACAAGATATCTTGAGCAAAACCCAGTTCAAGGAAGACGATTGGAGGAATGTTTGGTTTCAGTGATGCAGTTAGGACTTGCATGCTCTGCAACAACCCCAGGAGAGCGGATGCTTATGAACGTTGTTGTCAACAAAATGAAGACAATTAGAGACTCATATATCTGa
- the LOC126592227 gene encoding LRR receptor-like serine/threonine-protein kinase EFR gives MVVVIFTDGKHFDNLSCAAIHAVLHSRLFHISLGVELDVNVLNMKGLDFFRSKWRFTSQRFCGLYCNIVLSDVIASLAITDFGNETDRLALLDLKRRITKDPLRIMSSWNDSVDFCSWIGVTCHHSTKRVMILDLEAQELVGSLPHSIGNLTYLTGINLRHNHFRGEILQEMGRLRSLQYLNMSYNSFVGKIPTNISYCTQLKMLDVSSNMIIGSIPDQLSSLLNLTHLWVYGNNLTGTIPSWIGNFSSLNTLYLDTNNFQGSIPNEFGRLTSLGKFVLGLNNLSGIVPSSIYNISSIYIFDVTQNQLHGELPPNVGITLPNLEQFYISLNKFTGAFPLSLANASRLQSLDFSLNGLTGTLPAESLGSLQSLVWLNVDRINWEVGKLVT, from the exons ATGGTTGTAGTAATCTTTACTGATGGAAAACACTTTGACAACT TATCATGTGCGGCCATTCATGCTGTGCTTCATTCAAGGTTGTTCCACATCTCATTAGGGGTTGAACTTGATGTGAATGTTCTTAACATGAAAGG ACTGGATTTCTTCCGGAGCAAATGGAGATTTACATCACAACGTTTTTGTGGTCTCTACTGCAATATTGTTCTTTCTGATGTCATTGCAA GTCTGGCGATCActgattttggaaatgaaactGACCGCCTGGCCCTGCTCGACTTGAAGAGAAGGATAACAAAAGATCCTCTCCGAATCATGAGCTCGTGGAATGATTCCGTCGATTTTTGCAGTTGGATTGGTGTCACGTGCCATCATTCCACCAAAAGAGTCATGATTTTGGACCTCGAAGCTCAAGAATTGGTAGGTTCCTTACCACACTCTATAGGCAATCTTACTTATCTTACCGGAATCAACTTGAGACACAACCACTTTCGTGGTGAAATTCTTCAAGAAATGGGGCGTCTCCGAAGCCTGCAGTATCTCAACATGTCTTACAATTCCTTTGTCGGGAAAATTCCAACTAATATATCTTATTGCACACAACTAAAGATGCTTGATGTTAGTTCCAATATGATTATTGGGTCGATTCCTGACCAACTAAGTTCGTTGTTGAATTTAACTCATCTATGGGTTTATGGTAACAATCTTACTGGAACCATCCCAAGTTGGATAGgaaatttttcttctttgaatacTCTTTATCTTGACACCAACAACTTTCAAGGAAGCATACCCAACGAGTTCGGACGTCTAACTAGCTTGGGAAAATTCGTGCTTGGGTTGAATAATCTATCTGGCATTGTCCCTTCTTCCATATATAATATTTCCTCTATATATATTTTCGATGTTACTCAGAACCAGCTGCATGGAGAGCTACCACCAAATGTCGGGATTACTCTTCCTAATCTCGAACAATTTTACATTTCTCTTAATAAATTTACTGGAGCATTTCCTTTGTCATTGGCCAATGCTTCTAGACTTCAGAGTcttgatttttctttaaatGGTCTCACCGGGACACTACCTGCTGAAAGTCTTGGAAGCTTGCAAAGCTTAGTTTGGCTAAACGTTGACAGAATAAATTGGGAAGTGGGAAAACTGGTGACTTGA
- the LOC126593536 gene encoding protein SLOW GREEN 1, chloroplastic-like, with protein MESLAKLHLRHQPLTLSLNPHCSSFPKPLSSFRPPRQSPTFNFTTLTIRASSSSLPPPSSAHPPHQNPPNPKPNSSFKTLAPLAAPIIKATCAAIAAAAFFFMRFNHRTAMAATAVAPSTVEPVEQESPADSVSYEEKERVLEEQLSQNPDDVEALRNLMEVRIKSNKLAEAIQVLERLIELEPEDFEWQLLKANVHSYMGEVDLANSEFEDILSKNPFKVEAFHGLVMSASQSPEKLKSVMKRVEEAMVKCKKDGNMSDVRDFKLLVAQIRVMESKYSDALKLYQELVREEPRDFRPYLCQGIIYTMLRKTNEAEKQFEKFRKLVPKNHPYKEYFDDNMFATKLFGQKMERETAASNV; from the coding sequence ATGGAGTCTCTCGCCAAACTTCACCTCCGCCACCAACCCCTCACCCTCTCGCTCAATCCCCACTGTTCCTCGTTCCCAAAACCCCTTTCTTCCTTCAGACCTCCGCGCCAATCGCCGACCTTCAACTTCACCACCCTCACTATCAGAGCCTCATCCTCATCGCTTCCGCCACCGTCCTCCGCCCACCCACCTCACCAAAACcccccaaaccctaaacccaattCCTCTTTCAAAACCCTGGCCCCTCTCGCCGCCCCTATCATCAAGGCGACCTGCGCCGCCATTGCTGCCGCCGCATTCTTCTTCATGAGGTTCAATCACCGAACCGCTATGGCCGCCACCGCAGTCGCACCTTCCACGGTGGAGCCAGTGGAACAAGAATCTCCCGCTGACAGCGTTTCGTatgaagagaaagaaagggTACTTGAAGAGCAATTGTCACAGAACCCAGACGATGTCGAAGCTCTGAGGAATTTAATGGAGGTCAGGATCAAATCCAACAAGCTGGCCGAAGCGATTCAGGTGCTGGAGCGCTTGATCGAGCTGGAACCCGAAGACTTTGAGTGGCAATTGCTGAAGGCCAATGTTCATAGCTACATGGGTGAGGTAGATCTCGCTAACTCCGAGTTTGAGGACATTTTGTCGAAAAACCCTTTCAAAGTTGAGGCCTTTCATGGCCTTGTAATGTCCGCTTCGCAATCACCGGAGAAATTGAAGAGTGTGATGAAGAGGGTGGAGGAGGCAATGGTGAAGTGTAAGAAGGATGGGAATATGTCGGATGTGAGGGATTTTAAGCTGTTAGTTGCGCAAATTCGCGTGATGGAGTCGAAGTATTCGGATGCTTTGAAGCTTTATCAAGAGCTTGTGAGGGAAGAACCAAGAGACTTCAGGCCTTATCTGTGTCAAGGAATAATTTATACAATGTTGAGGAAGACTAATGAGGCTGAGAAACAGTTTGAAAAGTTCAGGAAGCTTGTTCCAAAGAACCACCCTTATAAAGAATACTTCGATGACAATATGTTTGCGACAAAGCTTTTTGGGCAGAAGATGGAGAGGGAAACAGCAGCGTCGAACGTCTGA